The proteins below are encoded in one region of Silene latifolia isolate original U9 population chromosome 2, ASM4854445v1, whole genome shotgun sequence:
- the LOC141642131 gene encoding putative carboxylesterase 12 yields MDEMIKELMKAIGSVNQEDLLHDFRPFLVVYKDGRVQKFLGHLTVPPSIDSLTGVESKDVVVSTETGVYVRMYKPPGLKSDEKVPLLVYIHGGGFVVETAASPVYHNHLNVLSSKAKVIVVSVDYRTSPDHPLPAAYDDSWAALQWVRSGFTGAEPWLSQHVDPARVFLVGDSAGGNIAHNMARRLARSVNPDSKIALKGLVLIHPFFWGKDRIGSELQKMDPTTGLTSGGMADRLWKFVNPASTGSDDPLINPGMDTELEKLAGEKVLVFVAEQDALRDRGFHYKEMLVKSGWKGDVQVVETHGENHVFHLINPVSANAAVLMDQFVAFINSS; encoded by the coding sequence ATGGATGAAATGATTAAAGAATTAATGAAAGCAATTGGAAGTGTTAACCAAGAAGATTTACTCCATGATTTCAGACCTTTCTTAGTAGTTTACAAAGATGGAAGAGTTCAAAAGTTCTTAGGCCATTTGACAGTCCCACCATCCATTGATAGTCTCACTGGTGTCGAATCGAAAGACGTTGTCGTCTCGACTGAGACGGGCGTCTACGTTCGAATGTACAAGCCACCAGGATTAAAATCTGATGAAAAAGTGCCACTTTTGGTATATATTCACGGAGGTGGCTTTGTTGTCGAAACTGCGGCATCTCCTGTTTATCACAATCATCTCAATGTTTTATCTTCAAAGGCTAAGGTAATTGTGGTATCAGTGGATTACAGGACATCTCCTGATCATCCACTTCCTGCAGCCTACGATGATTCGTGGGCTGCACTGCAGTGGGTCAGATCCGGCTTTACAGGTGCTGAGCCTTGGCTCAGCCAGCACGTTGACCCGGCCAGGGTTTTCCTGGTCGGGGACAGTGCTGGAGGCAACATAGCCCATAACATGGCTAGGAGACTAGCCAGGAGTGTCAATCCTGATAGTAAAATTGCGCTGAAAGGACTCGTGTTGATCCACCCGTTTTTCTGGGGTAAGGACCGAATAGGGTCCGAGCTCCAGAAAATGGATCCAACAACCGGATTAACCTCAGGAGGAATGGCTGACAGACTATGGAAATTTGTAAATCCCGCGAGTACTGGGTCGGATGATCCATTGATTAACCCGGGAATGGATACCGAGTTAGAGAAGCTGGCTGGAGAGAAGGTATTAGTTTTCGTGGCGGAACAAGATGCATTGAGGGACAGAGGTTTTCATTACAAAGAAATGTTGGTGAAAAGTGGGTGGAAAGGAGATGTACAAGTTGTTGAAACACATGGTGAGAATCATGTGTTTCATTTGATCAATCCTGTTTCAGCTAATGCTGCTGTTCTCATGGATCAGTTTGTTGCATTCATCAATTCATCTTAA
- the LOC141632874 gene encoding putative carboxylesterase 12, which translates to MEEMMKELMKAIGNVNQEDILHDFRPLLVVYKDGRVQKFLGHLTVPPSIDGLTGVESKDVVVSSETGVYVRMYKPQGIKSNEKVPLLVYIHGGGFVVETASSLVYHSHLNVLSSKANVIVVSVDYRTAPEYPLPAAYDDSWAALHWVRSGLAGAEPWLSQHVDPARVFLAGDSAGGNIAHNMAKRLAKSNTDNIIPDDKIALKGLVLIHPFFWGKDRIGSEPQKMEPTTGLTSGRMTDMLWKFAHPDSTGSDDPLINPGMDPELGELAGEKVLVFVAEQDELRDRGFHYKEMLVKSGWKGDVQVVETHGENHLFHLVDPVSANAAVLMDQFVAFINSS; encoded by the coding sequence ATggaagaaatgatgaaagaattAATGAAAGCAATTGGAAATGTTAACCAAGAAGATATACTCCATGATTTTAGGCCACTCTTAGTAGTCTACAAAGACGGAAGAGTTCAAAAGTTCTTAGGCCATTTGACAGTCCCACCATCCATTGATGGACTCACCGGTGTGGAATCGAAAGACGTTGTTGTCTCGTCTGAGACGGGTGTCTATGTCCGAATGTACAAGCCACAGGGAATAAAATCTAATGAAAAAGTGCCACTTTTGGTGTATATTCACGGGGGTGGCTTTGTTGTCGAAACTGCATCGTCTCTGGTTTATCACAGTCATCTGAATGTTTTATCTTCTAAGGCGAATGTTATTGTGGTATCAGTGGATTACAGGACAGCTCCTGAATATCCTCTTCCTGCAGCCTACGACGATTCGTGGGCTGCATTGCATTGGGTCAGATCCGGCCTTGCAGGTGCTGAGCCTTGGCTCAGCCAGCACGTTGACCCGGCCAGGGTTTTCCTGGCCGGGGATAGTGCTGGAGGCAACATAGCCCATAACATGGCTAAACGACTAGCCAAGAGTAACACTGATAACATTATCCCAGACGATAAAATTGCGCTGAAAGGACTCGTGTTGATCCACCCGTTTTTCTGGGGTAAGGACCGAATAGGGTCGGAGCCCCAGAAAATGGAACCAACAACCGGATTGACTTCAGGAAGAATGACCGACATGCTGTGGAAATTTGCACACCCGGATAGTACTGGGTCGGATGATCCATTAATTAATCCGGGAATGGATCCCGAGTTAGGGGAGCTGGCTGGAGAGAAGGTATTAGTTTTCGTGGCGGAACAAGATGAATTGAGGGACAGGGGATTCCATTACAAAGAAATGTTGGTGAAGAGTGGGTGGAAAGGAGATGTACAAGTTGTTGAAACACATGGTGAGAATCATCTGTTTCACTTGGTCGATCCTGTTTCGGCTAATGCGGCTGTTCTCATGGATCAGTTTGTTGCATTCATTAACTCATCTTAA